A stretch of Myxococcus hansupus DNA encodes these proteins:
- a CDS encoding histone deacetylase, which produces MRVFHSDSYEVPLPPGHRFPMEKYRLLREALLERGVLSPAAITESTPCPREDLERVHTPRYLDALFHGTLTEAELRRLGFPWSPGLVQRFAAAVAGTIDAGRAALRDGIGGNLSGGTHHGFPDHGEGFCVFNDIAVAIRVLQAEGALRRAVVVDLDVHQGNGTAAVFAGDDAVFTFSMHGENNFPFRKQPSHLDVGLPDGTGDAEYLDALALYLPEVLDRAGACALFFQAGVDPLTEDALGRLSLTHAGLRERDRLVLEAARQRGIPVVLTLGGGYAKPLSATIEAHVGTYEVARALFG; this is translated from the coding sequence GTGCGCGTCTTCCATTCGGACAGCTACGAAGTGCCGTTGCCCCCTGGCCACCGCTTCCCTATGGAGAAGTACCGCCTGCTGCGCGAGGCGCTGCTGGAGCGGGGCGTCCTCTCCCCGGCGGCCATCACCGAATCCACGCCCTGCCCCCGCGAGGACCTGGAGCGCGTCCACACGCCCCGCTACCTCGACGCCCTGTTCCACGGCACCCTCACCGAGGCGGAGCTGCGGCGGCTCGGCTTCCCGTGGTCTCCCGGGCTGGTCCAACGCTTCGCCGCCGCGGTGGCGGGCACCATCGACGCGGGACGCGCCGCGCTCCGCGATGGCATTGGCGGCAACCTCTCCGGCGGCACGCACCACGGCTTTCCCGACCACGGCGAGGGCTTCTGCGTCTTCAACGACATCGCGGTGGCCATCCGCGTCCTCCAGGCCGAAGGAGCGCTCCGCCGCGCCGTCGTGGTGGACCTCGACGTCCACCAGGGCAATGGCACCGCGGCCGTCTTCGCCGGAGACGACGCCGTCTTCACCTTCTCCATGCACGGCGAGAACAACTTCCCCTTCCGCAAGCAGCCCTCCCACCTCGACGTGGGGCTGCCGGATGGCACCGGGGACGCGGAGTACCTCGACGCCCTGGCGCTCTACCTGCCCGAGGTGCTCGACCGCGCCGGAGCCTGCGCCCTCTTCTTCCAGGCGGGCGTGGACCCGCTCACGGAGGACGCGCTCGGGCGGCTCTCGCTCACCCACGCGGGCCTGCGCGAACGGGACCGGCTGGTGCTGGAGGCGGCGCGCCAGCGGGGCATTCCCGTGGTGCTCACGCTGGGCGGGGGTTATGCGAAGCCGCTTTCCGCGACGATTGAGGCCCATGTGGGCACCTACGAGGTGGCCCGTGCGCTGTTCGGCTGA
- a CDS encoding peptide chain release factor family protein — MSISPARRQAALDALTLDDESLLKTCEVDYFIASGPGGQHRNTTASGVRLTHAPTELSVSATERRSQVQNKGVALERLREGLKVLTFVPKVRRATKPTAGSKRRRLEGKKRTSEKKAQRTIKSGW, encoded by the coding sequence ATGAGCATTTCCCCCGCCCGCCGGCAGGCCGCGCTGGACGCCTTGACGCTGGACGACGAGTCCCTCCTCAAGACGTGCGAGGTGGACTACTTCATCGCCTCCGGCCCGGGCGGACAGCACCGCAACACCACCGCCAGCGGCGTGCGCCTCACCCACGCCCCCACGGAGCTGTCCGTCAGCGCCACCGAGCGCCGCAGCCAGGTCCAGAACAAGGGCGTGGCGCTGGAGCGTCTGCGCGAGGGCCTCAAGGTCCTCACCTTCGTCCCCAAGGTGCGGCGGGCCACCAAGCCCACCGCCGGCTCGAAGCGCCGTCGCCTGGAAGGCAAGAAGCGCACGTCTGAAAAGAAAGCCCAGAGAACCATTAAATCCGGCTGGTGA
- a CDS encoding pilus assembly protein N-terminal domain-containing protein, with protein sequence MALLTDFSTLFPRRSRWAPLALTLAASAAWAQPTPAPESTTEPAATEVAPADYAAEAKGAEPSGVVVRVPPGQQTQFIIENVERVRVQQPGLVEASVGEPNQVMVQGLERGVSEVLVWRQDSKRPLSVRVEVSP encoded by the coding sequence ATGGCCTTGCTCACGGACTTTTCGACGCTTTTCCCCCGCCGGTCGCGTTGGGCCCCGCTGGCGCTGACGCTGGCCGCCTCCGCCGCCTGGGCCCAGCCCACCCCGGCCCCTGAATCCACCACCGAGCCCGCCGCCACCGAAGTCGCCCCGGCGGACTACGCCGCCGAAGCCAAGGGCGCGGAGCCCTCTGGCGTCGTGGTGCGCGTCCCGCCCGGACAGCAGACGCAGTTCATCATCGAGAACGTCGAGCGCGTGCGCGTCCAGCAGCCCGGCCTGGTGGAGGCGTCCGTCGGCGAGCCGAACCAGGTGATGGTGCAGGGCCTGGAGCGGGGCGTCTCCGAAGTGCTCGTGTGGCGGCAGGACAGCAAGCGGCCCTTGAGCGTGCGCGTGGAGGTGAGCCCGTGA
- a CDS encoding prepilin-type N-terminal cleavage/methylation domain-containing protein, with product MSRRAARGLTMLEVSIVLAILAVLAALAYAGYAQLSARTGPQNAAADLSGAFAEARARAVDRQSDVWLIIYPDINPDGDAGAGHGAWFLLEDQSRGFGDAAGPAGQLRFNTFEPPLSIHPAEGQGRLMDSMYLDRYTQRSVRFGASGRLEWDGVFTGLPVSDCSFCSGAPRRGAIVFRSDGSARFVDGAGQPVISAGNGAVNRAASLALLSTDEQREYVFAISAPVGFVDTRTHR from the coding sequence GTGAGCCGCCGCGCCGCTCGCGGGTTGACGATGCTCGAGGTCAGCATCGTCCTCGCCATCCTCGCGGTGCTGGCCGCGCTCGCGTACGCGGGCTACGCGCAACTGAGCGCGCGCACCGGTCCGCAGAACGCCGCGGCCGACCTGTCCGGCGCCTTCGCGGAGGCCCGGGCGCGCGCGGTGGACCGTCAGTCCGACGTGTGGCTCATCATCTACCCGGACATCAACCCGGACGGAGACGCCGGCGCGGGCCATGGCGCCTGGTTCCTCCTCGAGGACCAGTCGCGGGGCTTTGGTGACGCCGCCGGTCCCGCGGGGCAGCTCCGCTTCAACACCTTCGAGCCTCCGCTGAGCATCCATCCCGCCGAGGGCCAGGGGCGGTTGATGGACTCCATGTACCTGGACCGCTACACGCAGCGCTCCGTGCGCTTCGGCGCCAGCGGCCGGCTGGAGTGGGACGGCGTCTTCACCGGCCTGCCCGTTTCGGACTGCAGCTTCTGCAGCGGCGCGCCGCGGCGGGGCGCCATCGTCTTCCGGAGTGACGGCTCGGCGCGCTTCGTCGACGGCGCGGGCCAACCCGTCATCTCCGCTGGCAACGGCGCGGTGAATCGCGCCGCGTCCCTGGCCCTTCTCTCCACCGACGAGCAGCGCGAGTACGTCTTCGCCATCTCCGCGCCCGTCGGCTTCGTCGACACGAGGACCCACCGATGA
- a CDS encoding type IV pilus modification PilV family protein: MKRMTRSTRRGAQRGATLIEGMAAAAVLAFGVSGVFGGLIFASQQNTAANRLSQATAIAAQVRSGLQIQGRARLFTGAGPLTNGRCSSAAETLELAGGLSSLPNACVVDLDAYESATPDPLLKVVPGYWEGGQDYYRRVLVWTPDTAVDSVAVVVSFPNAGQRRYVKQFVALYNPVENGAGVEL, translated from the coding sequence ATGAAGCGCATGACTCGCTCGACCCGTCGCGGTGCCCAGCGCGGCGCCACCCTCATCGAAGGCATGGCCGCCGCCGCCGTCCTCGCCTTTGGCGTCAGTGGCGTCTTTGGCGGGCTCATCTTCGCCAGCCAGCAGAACACCGCCGCCAACCGGCTGTCCCAGGCGACCGCCATCGCGGCGCAGGTCCGCTCGGGCCTTCAAATCCAGGGACGGGCCCGCCTCTTCACCGGCGCAGGTCCGCTGACCAACGGGCGCTGCAGCAGCGCCGCGGAGACGCTGGAGCTGGCCGGTGGCCTCTCCTCGCTCCCCAACGCGTGCGTGGTGGACCTCGACGCGTACGAAAGCGCCACCCCGGACCCGCTGCTCAAGGTGGTGCCGGGCTATTGGGAAGGGGGCCAGGACTACTACCGCCGCGTGCTCGTGTGGACGCCGGACACCGCCGTCGACTCGGTGGCGGTGGTGGTGTCCTTCCCCAACGCCGGGCAGCGCCGCTACGTGAAGCAGTTCGTCGCGCTCTACAACCCGGTGGAGAACGGCGCGGGGGTGGAGCTGTGA
- a CDS encoding PilW family protein: MRTHPRGARGGFTLIELLVGVTVSSVVLLAVAGTIIAVNDIFQSNTISKTAVEGSRVGMDYLNHTLRYAGYGLDPAIAFNFDTTGLPDERKDNYTQEVADWGTFITDDLAFRYRDPMYLRRGQLDATGAPPYRLDLEPAATFGQALRQGQAVMVACPGGQEYFLGRLAGDVTADATTASLEAALPAGQPGNAPRACMADSTRAPFVMLVQEKRMRVEAHGGRPYLVVRHGWAENADFDPIASDVESFQVAYLMNRPPANSACCAGLPPPDGAVGSGQGWVLGDEDSVVLPKYDADVPAPTYSTPYDAPLRYNMNPANIRSVSVGLTVRSARHRPSGDAESARRLINAVPVSGEDMFFRSTVETSVRIPNMTSRAFFIPELRSPGVAGDIKNVWGG, translated from the coding sequence GTGAGGACGCACCCGCGCGGGGCTCGCGGCGGCTTCACGCTCATCGAGCTGTTGGTGGGCGTCACCGTCTCCTCGGTGGTGCTGCTGGCGGTGGCCGGCACCATCATCGCGGTCAACGACATCTTCCAGAGCAACACCATCTCCAAGACGGCCGTCGAAGGCAGCCGCGTGGGAATGGACTACCTGAACCACACGCTGCGCTACGCGGGTTATGGCCTGGACCCGGCCATCGCCTTCAACTTCGACACCACGGGGCTGCCCGACGAGCGCAAGGACAACTACACGCAGGAAGTGGCGGACTGGGGCACCTTCATCACGGACGACCTCGCCTTCCGCTACCGCGACCCCATGTACCTGCGCCGGGGCCAGCTCGACGCCACGGGCGCGCCCCCCTACCGGCTCGACCTGGAGCCGGCGGCCACCTTTGGCCAGGCGCTGCGCCAGGGCCAGGCGGTGATGGTGGCCTGCCCCGGTGGCCAGGAGTACTTCCTGGGACGGCTGGCCGGGGATGTGACGGCGGACGCCACCACGGCGTCGCTCGAGGCCGCGCTCCCCGCGGGACAGCCGGGTAACGCGCCCAGGGCCTGCATGGCGGATTCGACGCGCGCGCCCTTCGTCATGCTGGTGCAGGAGAAGCGGATGCGGGTGGAGGCCCACGGCGGCCGGCCCTACCTGGTGGTGCGGCACGGCTGGGCCGAGAACGCCGACTTCGACCCGATTGCCTCCGACGTCGAGTCCTTCCAGGTCGCTTATTTGATGAACCGGCCTCCCGCGAACTCCGCGTGCTGCGCCGGACTCCCCCCGCCGGATGGCGCCGTCGGCAGCGGCCAGGGCTGGGTGCTGGGAGACGAGGACTCCGTGGTGCTGCCCAAGTACGACGCGGACGTCCCCGCGCCCACGTACAGCACCCCTTACGACGCGCCGCTTCGCTACAACATGAACCCGGCCAACATCCGCTCGGTGAGCGTGGGCCTCACGGTTCGCTCGGCGCGCCATCGCCCGTCCGGCGACGCCGAATCCGCCCGGCGGCTCATCAACGCCGTGCCCGTGTCTGGCGAGGACATGTTCTTCCGCTCCACCGTGGAAACGTCCGTGCGCATCCCCAACATGACGTCCCGCGCCTTCTTCATCCCCGAGCTGCGCTCGCCCGGCGTCGCCGGTGACATCAAGAACGTCTGGGGAGGCTAG